One Spodoptera frugiperda isolate SF20-4 chromosome 30, AGI-APGP_CSIRO_Sfru_2.0, whole genome shotgun sequence genomic window carries:
- the LOC118269644 gene encoding ras-related protein Rap1, translating to MREYKIVVLGSGGVGKSALTVQFVQGIFVEKYDPTIEDSYRKQVEVDGQQCMLEILDTAGTEQFTAMRDLYMKNGQGFVLVYSITAQSTFNDLQDLREQILRVKDKEDVPMVLVGNKTDLEAERVVGKEQGNNLARHFNCSFMETSAKAKIHVNDVFFDLVRQINRRTPINNEKVNKKIKCLIL from the coding sequence atgCGTGAATACAAAATAGTCGTGTTAGGCAGCGGAGGCGTGGGAAAGTCCGCCCTGACAGTACAGTTCGTACAAGGCATCTTTGTCGAGAAATACGACCCCACCATCGAGGACAGTTATCGGAAACAGGTGGAAGTTGACGGTCAACAATGCATGCTAGAGATACTGGACACTGCTGGTACGGAGCAATTTACAGCCATGAGAGACTTATACATGAAAAATGGACAAGGATTCGTCTTAGTTTACTCCATCACCGCACAATCGACATTTAACGACTTGCAAGACCTGCGGGAGCAAATCCTGCGGGTGAAGGACAAAGAAGACGTTCCCATGGTGTTGGTCGGTAACAAGACTGACCTGGAAGCGGAGCGCGTGGTGGGCAAGGAGCAGGGAAATAATCTCGCACGCCACTTCAACTGCTCGTTCATGGAGACCTCGGCGAAAGCCAAAATACACGTGAATGATGTGTTCTTCGACCTAGTTCGTCAAATCAACAGGAGAACGCCTATCAACAATgagaaagtaaacaaaaaaatcaagtgTCTCATTCTGTAA